The following coding sequences lie in one Yoonia sp. G8-12 genomic window:
- a CDS encoding extensin family protein: protein MAQQAAKTQRKKTERSWALINGLTAFCVVVVMAFGGYQAIVHPDTPLPRAWSPTQPLRIDDPITPLTGWKLAKAAATETQCLSTLQGHAALRALAPLEDSEQCFIADRVDLRGVGQARLAPLETRCAIALRMAMWEQHSLQPAAQEFLSTQVTSITHIGSYNCRAMRTSAGVSTRMSTHATADAVDIAGFGLADGTQIRLIADWDGTDAKAAFLRAVRDGACRWFELTLSPDYNRLHADHFHLQSRGWGLCR, encoded by the coding sequence ATGGCGCAGCAAGCCGCAAAAACGCAGCGCAAGAAGACAGAACGCAGTTGGGCCCTGATCAATGGCTTGACTGCGTTTTGCGTAGTGGTGGTGATGGCATTTGGCGGATATCAGGCGATAGTGCATCCTGATACACCGCTACCGCGGGCGTGGAGCCCGACACAGCCCTTGCGCATCGACGATCCCATAACGCCGTTGACGGGTTGGAAGTTGGCCAAGGCCGCTGCAACCGAAACTCAGTGCCTTTCCACACTGCAAGGGCATGCAGCACTTCGCGCGCTTGCGCCGCTGGAAGACAGTGAACAATGCTTTATTGCCGACCGCGTTGATTTGCGCGGTGTGGGTCAAGCACGCTTGGCCCCCTTAGAGACCCGGTGCGCGATTGCGCTGCGCATGGCGATGTGGGAGCAGCACAGTCTCCAGCCCGCGGCGCAAGAGTTCTTGTCAACACAAGTGACATCGATCACCCACATTGGCAGCTACAATTGCCGCGCAATGCGGACCAGTGCAGGGGTTTCAACCCGGATGAGCACCCATGCCACCGCTGACGCGGTTGATATCGCCGGCTTTGGTCTGGCAGACGGAACGCAAATCAGATTGATTGCTGATTGGGACGGTACGGATGCAAAGGCCGCATTCTTGCGCGCGGTGCGGGATGGGGCGTGCAGGTGGTTCGAGCTGACACTTTCGCCAGACTACAACCGCCTGCACGCAGACCACTTCCACCTGCAATCGCGCGGTTGGGGGCTCTGCCGTTAA
- a CDS encoding ribonuclease D has product MANHLYTHDLPDGLDLGPVVAIDCETMGLNPHRDRLCLIQMSGGDGDCHLVQVTLGQTAAPNLCAMLEDPNILKLFHFGRFDIAALLNAFGAVTAPVYCTKIASKLVRTYTDRHGLKVLLQDMVGIDISKHQQQSDWGAPKLTEAQLDYAASDVLYLHQLKEKFDILLAREGRSDIAQACFDFLPTRAKLDLAGWPELDIFSH; this is encoded by the coding sequence ATGGCCAATCATCTCTACACGCATGATCTGCCCGATGGGCTTGATCTGGGTCCGGTTGTCGCAATCGATTGCGAAACGATGGGATTGAACCCGCACCGTGATCGGCTTTGCCTGATCCAAATGTCAGGCGGCGACGGTGACTGCCATCTTGTTCAGGTCACCCTCGGCCAGACCGCCGCACCGAACCTATGCGCCATGCTGGAAGATCCCAATATACTCAAACTCTTCCACTTTGGCCGTTTTGATATCGCCGCCCTGTTAAATGCCTTTGGCGCTGTGACAGCCCCCGTTTACTGCACGAAAATCGCCTCAAAGCTGGTGCGCACGTACACGGACCGTCACGGCCTCAAGGTCTTGTTGCAAGATATGGTCGGAATCGACATCTCAAAGCACCAACAACAAAGCGATTGGGGTGCGCCAAAATTGACGGAAGCACAGTTGGATTACGCGGCCTCTGATGTGCTCTATCTACATCAACTTAAGGAAAAATTCGACATCTTGCTGGCCCGCGAAGGACGCAGCGACATCGCACAGGCCTGTTTCGACTTCCTGCCAACACGTGCGAAGCTCGACCTTGCCGGATGGCCCGAACTCGACATCTTTTCACACTGA
- a CDS encoding HD family hydrolase, with protein sequence MPKTQPRAWQRMLSGRRLDLLDPTPVDIEIEDIAHGLAFVARWNGQTKGDFAYSVAEHSLLVTEIFMHQQPKAPVKWQLAALLHDAPEYVIGDMISPVKAAVGPDYGLLDDRLTAAIHLRFGLPAQIPVAVKKQIKKADKLSAWLEAIQIAGFTQSEADKYFGKQDPALADSLQIRLRPPVAVRDDYTALYHKLAAAL encoded by the coding sequence ATGCCCAAAACCCAACCCCGCGCTTGGCAGCGGATGCTGTCCGGACGCAGGCTCGATCTTCTGGATCCGACGCCTGTTGATATCGAGATAGAGGATATCGCGCATGGTCTTGCCTTTGTCGCGCGCTGGAATGGTCAGACAAAGGGCGACTTTGCCTATTCGGTCGCGGAACATTCGCTCTTGGTCACCGAAATCTTTATGCACCAGCAACCCAAAGCACCGGTGAAGTGGCAATTGGCAGCCTTGCTTCATGATGCACCCGAGTACGTCATCGGCGATATGATCAGCCCCGTAAAAGCGGCGGTCGGGCCAGACTATGGGCTGCTGGACGACCGCTTGACGGCGGCCATTCACCTGCGGTTCGGACTGCCCGCGCAAATCCCGGTGGCGGTGAAAAAGCAGATCAAGAAAGCCGATAAACTGTCCGCGTGGCTGGAGGCGATTCAGATCGCGGGTTTCACACAGTCCGAAGCGGACAAATACTTTGGAAAACAGGATCCTGCGCTGGCGGATAGTCTGCAAATCAGGCTCCGCCCACCTGTTGCAGTGCGCGATGACTATACTGCGCTCTACCACAAATTGGCGGCCGCCCTGTAG
- the ahcY gene encoding adenosylhomocysteinase, whose amino-acid sequence MKDYIVKDIALAEFGRKELDIAETEMPGLMALREEYGDKKPLAGARIVGSLHMTIQTAVLIETLVDLGADVRWASCNIFSTQDHAAAAIAAGGTPVFAIKGQTLEEHWDYLDKSFAFPEGANMILDDGGDATLYVLLGARAEAGEDIIPVPQSEEEEVIKKQIAKRMAASPGWFTKTRDAIKGVSEETTTGVHRLYDLHKKGLLPFPAINVNDSVTKSKFDNKYGCKESLVDGIRRATDTMMAGKVAVVCGYGDVGKGSAASLAGAGARVKVTEVDPICALQAAMDGFEVVVLEDVLDSADIFITTTGNKDVIRIEHMREMKDMAIVGNIGHFDNEIQVAALKNHKWTNIKEQVDMIEMPSGNRLILLSEGRLLNLGNATGHPSFVMSASFTNQVLAQMELWNNGDAYAVGVHILPKHLDEKVARLHLARIGVKLTELRKEQADYIGVTVEGPFKPEHYRY is encoded by the coding sequence ATGAAAGACTATATCGTCAAGGACATCGCCCTTGCTGAGTTTGGCCGCAAAGAGCTGGATATCGCTGAAACCGAAATGCCGGGCCTGATGGCGCTGCGCGAAGAGTATGGCGACAAAAAACCACTCGCAGGCGCACGGATTGTGGGCTCGCTGCACATGACCATTCAGACGGCTGTTTTGATTGAAACGCTGGTCGATCTGGGCGCCGATGTCCGCTGGGCGTCTTGCAACATCTTCTCGACCCAAGATCACGCGGCGGCAGCGATTGCAGCAGGCGGAACGCCCGTGTTCGCGATCAAGGGGCAGACGCTGGAAGAGCATTGGGATTACCTGGATAAATCCTTTGCGTTCCCAGAAGGCGCAAACATGATCCTTGATGATGGTGGCGATGCGACGCTTTATGTCTTGCTGGGTGCACGCGCCGAAGCAGGCGAAGATATCATTCCCGTGCCACAGTCCGAGGAAGAAGAAGTCATCAAGAAACAGATCGCCAAGCGTATGGCTGCCAGCCCCGGTTGGTTCACCAAGACACGCGATGCGATCAAAGGTGTGTCCGAAGAAACGACAACAGGCGTTCACCGCCTCTATGATCTGCACAAGAAGGGTTTGCTGCCTTTCCCTGCGATCAACGTGAATGACAGTGTGACCAAGTCAAAGTTCGACAACAAATACGGCTGCAAGGAATCGCTCGTTGACGGTATCCGCCGCGCCACTGACACCATGATGGCCGGTAAGGTTGCTGTTGTGTGTGGATACGGCGATGTGGGCAAAGGCTCGGCCGCGTCACTGGCCGGTGCCGGTGCGCGTGTGAAAGTTACCGAAGTTGACCCGATTTGCGCACTGCAGGCCGCAATGGACGGTTTTGAGGTCGTCGTGCTTGAGGACGTGCTGGACAGCGCTGACATCTTTATCACCACAACCGGCAACAAAGACGTCATCCGGATCGAGCATATGCGCGAGATGAAGGACATGGCGATCGTGGGCAACATCGGCCACTTCGACAACGAAATTCAGGTGGCCGCGTTGAAGAACCACAAGTGGACCAACATCAAAGAACAGGTCGACATGATCGAAATGCCTTCTGGCAACCGTCTGATCCTGCTGTCTGAGGGGCGTCTGTTGAACCTTGGCAATGCCACGGGCCACCCGTCCTTCGTGATGTCCGCATCCTTCACCAACCAAGTGCTGGCGCAGATGGAGCTTTGGAACAATGGCGATGCTTACGCCGTTGGCGTGCATATTCTGCCCAAACATCTGGACGAAAAGGTAGCGCGTCTGCACCTTGCGCGGATCGGTGTGAAACTGACCGAGCTGAGAAAGGAACAGGCAGATTACATCGGCGTCACCGTCGAAGGCCCGTTCAAGCCAGAACACTACCGGTACTAA
- a CDS encoding outer membrane protein codes for MIFNKTLLAAVIAVTPAMAFANDWTGSYAGFAFGGSDITATVKPLDNAELEGDGGSAGIFAGYNYQVGNVVYGVEFDFDDTDYNVSDLVLVESTSRLKARIGAPVGNGLAYGVVGAVGATTNSVLPEGLGPVSGFAVEDGVGYLVGAGYDMKFGDNLIAGAEVLYHEFDDEALNVEVTTLKLRVGFNF; via the coding sequence ATGATTTTCAATAAGACTCTGCTTGCAGCAGTAATTGCCGTGACGCCTGCTATGGCTTTCGCAAATGACTGGACGGGAAGCTACGCCGGTTTCGCTTTTGGTGGCTCGGATATTACGGCCACCGTCAAGCCGCTTGATAACGCAGAACTCGAAGGCGACGGCGGCTCGGCTGGCATTTTTGCGGGCTATAACTATCAAGTGGGCAATGTGGTTTATGGCGTCGAATTCGATTTTGATGATACCGACTATAATGTCTCAGACCTCGTTTTGGTTGAGTCGACATCCCGCCTGAAAGCACGCATTGGTGCGCCTGTAGGCAATGGTTTGGCCTATGGTGTGGTGGGCGCGGTTGGTGCAACTACAAACTCCGTCCTGCCCGAAGGTCTCGGCCCGGTAAGCGGTTTTGCGGTTGAAGACGGTGTCGGCTATCTCGTTGGCGCAGGCTACGACATGAAATTTGGCGACAACCTGATTGCCGGTGCCGAAGTACTCTACCACGAATTTGATGATGAAGCATTGAACGTTGAAGTGACGACGCTGAAACTGCGTGTGGGCTTCAACTTCTAA
- a CDS encoding DUF2853 family protein, whose amino-acid sequence MGKRDDLIAKYADDLKNKCGMTPDMALLTKVTIGCGPAIYNADASTVAGSQAGEIETVKNNFLMKKLGLKDSPELDSAISSVLETYGQSERNKYRAVVYYMLTKHFGKEAVYG is encoded by the coding sequence ATGGGTAAAAGAGACGATTTGATTGCAAAATATGCGGACGATCTCAAAAATAAATGTGGTATGACGCCTGACATGGCTCTTTTGACAAAGGTCACGATCGGCTGTGGCCCCGCGATCTACAATGCAGACGCTTCAACCGTCGCAGGCAGTCAGGCGGGCGAAATTGAAACCGTGAAGAATAACTTCCTTATGAAAAAGCTTGGCCTGAAAGATAGCCCAGAGCTTGATTCAGCGATCAGCTCGGTGCTTGAGACATATGGACAATCCGAGCGCAATAAATACCGCGCAGTGGTCTACTATATGTTAACCAAGCACTTCGGCAAAGAAGCCGTTTACGGCTAA
- a CDS encoding putative bifunctional diguanylate cyclase/phosphodiesterase, with protein sequence MAKQFSAAPNDLRFGLNLRLKLLYRQSGLHNDLLEVASLTTARFEAEATRFRTRQNAMLVASGLVLLAEALFIFRPAQHSVLSSMKSMREKTNDLRASQKKLKTVNAQLEHMVRHDPLTGLPNRKSLIEHLDYIITDQRTNEWSLLLVGLDGFKSINDTIGHDYGDALLIAVSRALQKCVDFEHLVAHVGGDEFVLISDERSQYLIQRIMASLQEPFEIEGRRVPINASIGHLLIGDSVRQTHDILADAEIALQFAKNIGGNRAQAFTQDLRDELGTMQQLQLDLTDAIRNGEIEPWFQPQVRLSDGRLHGAEVLVRWRHPTRGLLTPDIFLPAAERAALMVDLDHVVWKSAMDLARDWQDANLWRPIISLNAAPETISDPYLIERFLRSLQLSGLEADQVIVEVLETTLINGKDDLASINIDSLADCGIALELDDFGTGYASLSKLTQLPLAGIKLDRSLISSLPDHAADSVVRAILALAAELGLHVIAEGIEKSAQAAHLNERGCSVGQGYGFGRPMPAKEFTAWLAANATTKLKVEPEIARIG encoded by the coding sequence TTGGCAAAACAGTTCTCGGCTGCGCCCAACGATCTTCGTTTTGGGCTGAACCTGCGACTCAAGCTGCTTTATCGTCAAAGCGGCCTGCACAACGACTTGCTGGAGGTGGCCAGCCTCACGACTGCACGGTTCGAGGCCGAGGCGACCCGCTTTCGGACACGCCAGAACGCGATGCTAGTTGCGTCGGGGCTTGTTTTGCTGGCCGAGGCGCTTTTCATCTTTCGACCGGCGCAGCATTCCGTGCTTTCCAGCATGAAATCAATGCGCGAGAAAACCAATGATCTGCGTGCATCACAAAAGAAGCTGAAAACCGTGAATGCGCAGCTAGAGCATATGGTTCGGCACGACCCTCTGACCGGTTTGCCCAATCGCAAATCACTCATCGAACATTTGGACTATATTATCACGGACCAGCGCACCAATGAGTGGAGCCTGCTGCTCGTTGGTCTTGATGGCTTTAAATCGATTAATGACACCATCGGACATGACTATGGTGACGCGCTGTTGATCGCGGTGAGCCGCGCATTGCAGAAGTGTGTCGATTTCGAACATCTCGTCGCGCATGTCGGGGGCGATGAATTCGTTTTGATCTCGGACGAGCGAAGCCAGTATTTGATCCAGAGGATTATGGCCTCGCTGCAAGAACCGTTTGAGATCGAAGGGCGACGCGTTCCGATCAATGCCAGTATCGGACACCTGTTGATTGGCGACAGCGTTCGCCAGACGCATGATATTCTGGCCGATGCAGAGATCGCGCTACAGTTCGCAAAAAACATTGGGGGCAACAGAGCGCAGGCCTTTACGCAAGATCTCAGGGACGAATTGGGCACGATGCAACAATTGCAGTTGGACCTCACCGATGCGATCCGAAACGGCGAAATTGAGCCATGGTTTCAACCGCAAGTGCGGCTTTCCGATGGGCGCTTGCACGGTGCAGAAGTCCTGGTGCGATGGCGGCATCCCACCCGTGGCCTGTTGACACCAGATATTTTCCTGCCCGCCGCCGAACGTGCCGCCTTGATGGTTGATCTTGACCATGTTGTCTGGAAGTCCGCCATGGACCTTGCGAGGGACTGGCAAGACGCAAATCTCTGGCGTCCGATCATCTCGCTGAACGCCGCACCCGAAACCATTTCCGATCCATATCTGATTGAACGTTTTTTGCGCTCGCTTCAGCTTTCTGGCCTCGAGGCGGATCAAGTAATTGTCGAGGTTCTCGAAACGACGTTGATCAATGGCAAAGATGATCTCGCGTCGATCAACATCGACAGCCTTGCAGACTGCGGGATCGCGCTCGAACTGGATGATTTCGGGACCGGCTATGCATCACTTTCAAAGCTGACACAGCTGCCATTGGCGGGAATTAAGCTTGATCGTTCGCTGATCTCGTCACTTCCAGATCATGCAGCAGACAGTGTCGTGCGCGCAATCCTTGCGCTTGCCGCCGAACTTGGGCTGCATGTGATTGCTGAAGGCATTGAAAAAAGCGCGCAAGCGGCACATCTGAACGAACGTGGATGCAGCGTAGGACAAGGCTATGGTTTTGGCAGACCGATGCCAGCCAAAGAGTTCACAGCTTGGCTTGCGGCCAATGCCACAACCAAGCTGAAAGTAGAGCCGGAAATCGCGCGTATCGGATGA